Proteins encoded together in one Vitis vinifera cultivar Pinot Noir 40024 chromosome 4, ASM3070453v1 window:
- the LOC100253745 gene encoding trifunctional UDP-glucose 4,6-dehydratase/UDP-4-keto-6-deoxy-D-glucose 3,5-epimerase/UDP-4-keto-L-rhamnose-reductase RHM1 isoform X1, giving the protein MYCRRLIYLDVLLFFFFLFFRSSCILYTCLFAFTNFMTILKEGRQKRRMSSGPAPYVPRNILITGAAGFIASHVTNRLVKNHPDYRIVALDKLDYCSNVKNLGPSRSSSNFKFVKGDIVCADLVNHLLVAEDIDTIMHFAAQTHVDNSFGNSFEFTNNNIYGTHVLLEACKVTKRIKRFIHVSTDEVYGETDLDTDIGNPEASQLLPTNPYSATKAGAEMLVMAYHRSYGLPTITTRGNNVYGPNQFPEKLIPKFILLAMKGEQLPIHGDGSNVRSYLYCEDVAEAFEVVLHKGVIGHVYNIGTKKERSVLDVAEDICKLFRLDSKQAINFVHDRPFNDKRYFLDDQKLKKLGWEERTPWEEGLRRTMEWYTKNPGWWGDVSAALHPHPRISMIAFPNDDQCFLQYGCDKDCSPASKSSGLKFLIYGRTGWIGGLLGKLCKDGGIEFEYGKGRLQDRKTLMEDIRRVQPTHVFNAAGVTGRPNVDWCESHKVETIRTNVLGTLTLADVCKEQGLLMMNFATGCIFEYDEEHPEGSGVGFKEEDKPNFVGSFYSKTKAMVEELLREYENVCTLRVRMPISSDLSNPRNFITKIARYNKVVNIPNSMTVLDELLPISIEMAKRNCRGIWNFTNPGVVSHNEILEMYRDYIDPGFEWVNFNLEEQAKVIVAPRSNNELDASKLKKEFPELLSIKESIIKYVFEPNKKS; this is encoded by the exons ATGTATTGTAGAAGATTGATATACCTTGATGTcctcttgttcttttttttcctcttctttagATCGTCTTGTATACTGTATACTTGTTTGTTTGCCTTCACTAATTTCATGACCATATTGAAGgaaggaagacaaaaaagaaGGATGTCGTCTGGACCTGCTCCATATGTTCCGAGAAACATTCTTATAACTGGCGCTGCTGGTTTCATCGCTTCCCATGTCACTAATCGTCTGGTCAAGAACCATCCAGACTACAGGATTGTGGCCCTTGACAAGCTTGATTACTGCTCCAATGTCAAGAATCTAGGACCCTCGCGCTCATCCTCAAACTTCAAGTTTGTTAAGGGCGATATTGTGTGTGCTGATCTTGTTAACCATCTCTTGGTTGCGGAGGATATTGACACTATAATGCACTTTGCTGCCCAAACCCATGTGGATAATTCATTTGGGAACTCGTTTGAATTCACTAATAATAATATCTATGGCACCCATGTGCTCCTTGAAGCCTGCAAGGTCACTAAGCGAATCAAGAGATTCATCCATGTCAGTACTGATGAAGTTTATGGGGAGACTGACTTGGATACTGACATTGGAAACCCTGAGGCTTCTCAGCTCCTTCCGACTAATCCTTATTCTGCTACCAAGGCTGGAGCTGAAATGCTGGTCATGGCCTACCACCGCTCTTATGGCCTCCCAACAATCACAACACGAGGGAACAATGTCTATGGCCCCAACCAATTCCCAGAAAAACTTATCCCCAAGTTCATTCTTCTGGCCATGAAAGGGGAGCAGTTGCCTATTCATGGAGATGGATCAAATGTCAGAAGCTATCTGTATTGTGAAGATGTTGCAGAGGCATTTGAAGTAGTGCTGCATAAAGGGGTGATTGGGCATGTGTACAATATCGGCACCAAGAAGGAGAGGAGTGTTCTAGATGTGGCTGAGGACATTTGCAAGCTGTTTCGGTTGGATTCGAAACAGGCTATAAATTTTGTCCATGACAGGCCTTTTAATGACAAGAGATACTTCTTGGATGACCAAAAGCTCAAGAAGCTTGGATGGGAGGAAAGAACTCCATGGGAGGAAGGGCTGAGGAGGACAATGGAGTGGTATACTAAAAACCCTGGCTGGTGGGGTGATGTTAGCGCAGCCCTTCACCCCCACCCTCGAATCTCTATGATAGCTTTTCCCAATGATGACCAGTGTTTCTTGCAGTATGGGTGCGACAAAGACTGCAGTCCTGCAAGTAAAAGTTCAGGTTTGAAGTTCTTGATATATGGGAGGACTGGTTGGATAGGGGGCCTGTTGGGAAAACTTTGCAAGGATGGTGGAATCGAATTCGAGTACGGGAAAGGAAGACTGCAAGATAGGAAAACACTCATGGAGGATATAAGGAGGGTACAGCCGACCCATGTTTTCAATGCTGCCGGTGTGACTGGGAGGCCTAATGTTGACTGGTGCGAATCTCACAAGGTTGAGACCATAAGGACTAATGTGTTGGGTACCTTAACATTGGCAGATGTCTGCAAGGAGCAGGGTCTCTTGATGATGAATTTTGCAACTGGCTGCATATTTGAGTATGATGAGGAGCATCCAGAAGGGTCAGGAGTTGGATTCAAGGAAGAAGATAAGCCCAATTTCGTAGGTTCCTTCTACTCCAAAACCAAGGCCATG GTGGAAGAGCTCCTAAGAGAGTATGAGAATGTATGCACTCTTAGAGTCCGAATGCCAATATCATCAGACCTCAGCAACCCCAGGAACTTCATAACAAAGATCGCTCGATACAACAAAGTGGTTAACATCCCCAACAGCATGACAGTACTAGATGAGCTCCTACCTATATCGATCGAGATGGCCAAGAGGAACTGTCGAGGAATATGGAATTTCACCAACCCAGGGGTAGTGAGCCACAATGAAATCCTAGAGATGTACAGGGATTACATAGACCCTGGATTCGAATGGGTGAACTTCAACTTGGAAGAACAAGCCAAGGTTATAGTTGCACCAAGGAGTAATAATGAGTTGGATGCCTCCAAGCTAAAGAAAGAATTCCCTGAACTCTTGTCAATCAAAGAGTCAATCATCAAGTATGTCTTCGAACCCAACAAGAAAAGTTGA
- the LOC100253745 gene encoding trifunctional UDP-glucose 4,6-dehydratase/UDP-4-keto-6-deoxy-D-glucose 3,5-epimerase/UDP-4-keto-L-rhamnose-reductase RHM1 isoform X2 — protein MSSGPAPYVPRNILITGAAGFIASHVTNRLVKNHPDYRIVALDKLDYCSNVKNLGPSRSSSNFKFVKGDIVCADLVNHLLVAEDIDTIMHFAAQTHVDNSFGNSFEFTNNNIYGTHVLLEACKVTKRIKRFIHVSTDEVYGETDLDTDIGNPEASQLLPTNPYSATKAGAEMLVMAYHRSYGLPTITTRGNNVYGPNQFPEKLIPKFILLAMKGEQLPIHGDGSNVRSYLYCEDVAEAFEVVLHKGVIGHVYNIGTKKERSVLDVAEDICKLFRLDSKQAINFVHDRPFNDKRYFLDDQKLKKLGWEERTPWEEGLRRTMEWYTKNPGWWGDVSAALHPHPRISMIAFPNDDQCFLQYGCDKDCSPASKSSGLKFLIYGRTGWIGGLLGKLCKDGGIEFEYGKGRLQDRKTLMEDIRRVQPTHVFNAAGVTGRPNVDWCESHKVETIRTNVLGTLTLADVCKEQGLLMMNFATGCIFEYDEEHPEGSGVGFKEEDKPNFVGSFYSKTKAMVEELLREYENVCTLRVRMPISSDLSNPRNFITKIARYNKVVNIPNSMTVLDELLPISIEMAKRNCRGIWNFTNPGVVSHNEILEMYRDYIDPGFEWVNFNLEEQAKVIVAPRSNNELDASKLKKEFPELLSIKESIIKYVFEPNKKS, from the exons ATGTCGTCTGGACCTGCTCCATATGTTCCGAGAAACATTCTTATAACTGGCGCTGCTGGTTTCATCGCTTCCCATGTCACTAATCGTCTGGTCAAGAACCATCCAGACTACAGGATTGTGGCCCTTGACAAGCTTGATTACTGCTCCAATGTCAAGAATCTAGGACCCTCGCGCTCATCCTCAAACTTCAAGTTTGTTAAGGGCGATATTGTGTGTGCTGATCTTGTTAACCATCTCTTGGTTGCGGAGGATATTGACACTATAATGCACTTTGCTGCCCAAACCCATGTGGATAATTCATTTGGGAACTCGTTTGAATTCACTAATAATAATATCTATGGCACCCATGTGCTCCTTGAAGCCTGCAAGGTCACTAAGCGAATCAAGAGATTCATCCATGTCAGTACTGATGAAGTTTATGGGGAGACTGACTTGGATACTGACATTGGAAACCCTGAGGCTTCTCAGCTCCTTCCGACTAATCCTTATTCTGCTACCAAGGCTGGAGCTGAAATGCTGGTCATGGCCTACCACCGCTCTTATGGCCTCCCAACAATCACAACACGAGGGAACAATGTCTATGGCCCCAACCAATTCCCAGAAAAACTTATCCCCAAGTTCATTCTTCTGGCCATGAAAGGGGAGCAGTTGCCTATTCATGGAGATGGATCAAATGTCAGAAGCTATCTGTATTGTGAAGATGTTGCAGAGGCATTTGAAGTAGTGCTGCATAAAGGGGTGATTGGGCATGTGTACAATATCGGCACCAAGAAGGAGAGGAGTGTTCTAGATGTGGCTGAGGACATTTGCAAGCTGTTTCGGTTGGATTCGAAACAGGCTATAAATTTTGTCCATGACAGGCCTTTTAATGACAAGAGATACTTCTTGGATGACCAAAAGCTCAAGAAGCTTGGATGGGAGGAAAGAACTCCATGGGAGGAAGGGCTGAGGAGGACAATGGAGTGGTATACTAAAAACCCTGGCTGGTGGGGTGATGTTAGCGCAGCCCTTCACCCCCACCCTCGAATCTCTATGATAGCTTTTCCCAATGATGACCAGTGTTTCTTGCAGTATGGGTGCGACAAAGACTGCAGTCCTGCAAGTAAAAGTTCAGGTTTGAAGTTCTTGATATATGGGAGGACTGGTTGGATAGGGGGCCTGTTGGGAAAACTTTGCAAGGATGGTGGAATCGAATTCGAGTACGGGAAAGGAAGACTGCAAGATAGGAAAACACTCATGGAGGATATAAGGAGGGTACAGCCGACCCATGTTTTCAATGCTGCCGGTGTGACTGGGAGGCCTAATGTTGACTGGTGCGAATCTCACAAGGTTGAGACCATAAGGACTAATGTGTTGGGTACCTTAACATTGGCAGATGTCTGCAAGGAGCAGGGTCTCTTGATGATGAATTTTGCAACTGGCTGCATATTTGAGTATGATGAGGAGCATCCAGAAGGGTCAGGAGTTGGATTCAAGGAAGAAGATAAGCCCAATTTCGTAGGTTCCTTCTACTCCAAAACCAAGGCCATG GTGGAAGAGCTCCTAAGAGAGTATGAGAATGTATGCACTCTTAGAGTCCGAATGCCAATATCATCAGACCTCAGCAACCCCAGGAACTTCATAACAAAGATCGCTCGATACAACAAAGTGGTTAACATCCCCAACAGCATGACAGTACTAGATGAGCTCCTACCTATATCGATCGAGATGGCCAAGAGGAACTGTCGAGGAATATGGAATTTCACCAACCCAGGGGTAGTGAGCCACAATGAAATCCTAGAGATGTACAGGGATTACATAGACCCTGGATTCGAATGGGTGAACTTCAACTTGGAAGAACAAGCCAAGGTTATAGTTGCACCAAGGAGTAATAATGAGTTGGATGCCTCCAAGCTAAAGAAAGAATTCCCTGAACTCTTGTCAATCAAAGAGTCAATCATCAAGTATGTCTTCGAACCCAACAAGAAAAGTTGA